The Diabrotica virgifera virgifera chromosome 4, PGI_DIABVI_V3a genome segment GTCCAACCCTACTTCTTTAGCACTTCAATTAATTTTTCGTGTTTGATGAGGTTAGAAGGCCTTTCTATAATCGAATAGAATCGAATAAAAGccataataattttaaaaaaatggcaGGAAAAATGGACAACAAAGAAAAAGAAGTTGAGTACTAAAGTAATAAGCAAGTTAAGTAAAAAATATAGAAAGAACAATAAATGAAGAAGAAAATAAcgataaaagaaaaataaatggagAAATAAAGAAGAATAAGTTAAAAAGTTTCAAGCATGAACAGAATTGTAACTGTGGATTGGAAGGATGATGAagttaccttggacagcaagaaaaactaacgaagaagtactaaggagggtcaactAAGATAGAGAACCTGGTAAGGACTGTTAAACACCGacaaatgtcttatctgggacatatataGATAGGAAATCAATATAGAATACTACTACAATAATTGATCCTTAAAGGCTGTAGAACTGTatgaagaaaacaagttttttagttaaaaaacattcgtgaatggactcagatatcaaatgcaggacaattatgttgcagaagatcgagaagccttcgcaatggtgatcatcaacgtcggataattctgacaCGGCATGTGAAGAAGATTGACTGTTGTTGAGACAACAGTGATTGTCTGGTTTTAGTAAGACACTTACCTCTTGTTAGCGTAGCTTGCAAAATAACAATTTTCTCGTTAAGCAACGCAATCTCGTCGTTCCTTCTTACTAATTGTGATCCCAGGACGTCCCGTTCGTTCATCAGTTGTTCCAGATCCTTAGCTTGTTCTTTGATGGTTCGATTCAGATTCTAGACATAAGAAGTAGGTAACAATTGCTATGGgtaaaatgtaaattttaatgcGGTTTGATATTAAACTTACAGCTAAGGTTTTATGAAGCCTTTTCTCTTCTTCGTGCAGTTCCTTATTATCGGTTCTCAAGACGCGGATCTGATCCAGGCCTGTCATGACCTctattctatataaaaaaattagaataagTATATATGTATATTAGGACATCCTTAACATTTATCGGTCAATGTGGCACTAAAAACTGACTCTGTATTATGTATACTCACTTTAACTGTTCCTTTTCTTTTGTCAACTTTCTCACAATGCTCTCGTCCTTAATCAACTGCTTCTCCTTCTGCCCGATGTTCTCCTTCAGCTGCTCGATCTGATGCGATACCAATCTTAGCTTTTTCTTCAGTTCCCCAGCTTCGGCAGTTGATTCTTGATGCAGCTTCTGCAAAGCGTTTCTATCGGACCTCATGGCTTCGTACATATTTTGTTGCTGTCTGATTTTGTTATCTCTTTCAGATGCTTCCTTTTTCAGATCAAAAATGAAGACCTTTTTCTGACGAATATCTTCCAGTTGATCTTGTATGGTATTGGTCAAATCCAGCTGTTCTTCAGCAAGTCTATCTCTTTCTCTTTCCAACTGGGTGATGAGTTTTTTATGTTTCCCGCTTTCGATGAAGAACAAGTCCAGTTCCAATTCCAGTTTCTTCTTGGACTGTTCTTGAATGTGAATGAGCTTTTGGTGGTCTTTTTGGACGACTTGTTGCCTAGAATCGAAAAAAATGTCCAGAAGATCAAAAGCATCTAGTTCTATCTACTTACCTTTGAATAGTTTTGTTAAGAACGTCTTTTTCCTTTCCCAGTGTTTCTATTGTTCTCTTATCTTCGTCTATGTATTTTTTAAAGTCCTCTATTTCTTTCTCAAAGATACCTATTCTCTGTCGGAGGTTGTTTCTATCTATCGTAGTTTCGTCTCTTTCTTTGATAATTGCCAGTACTCTCTTTTCCAGTAAGTCTCTTGCTTTTTGAGCTTTCGACAGATCATTTTTGTAACGGGTACTTTCGTCTTGTAATAcctaaaataaatacaaaagtaTATATTTTCCAGCAACAGGAGAAGATGAACTTGGATGaacttgaaaactccaccataacacgtgaataccaagtccattgaaagagtgagcaaatttaaatacctggaaACGTacctttttgaagactgggcattgaaaatcggacagggaagtaaaatgtcgcattgagcaagctcgacaagctttcgtaaaattcaggaaggtactgacctgttcagagttcgattttcaactgagactaaggtttactaagtgctacgtTTGGTAGGTGCTGCTATACGGCGTAGAGGGCtagacactcaaaacgagggatataaacagattagaaacCTTCGAAATGtagctttatcgccgtatcctaaagataccatggacggtaaaagtcacaaatgtcatcatcatcatccagcgtTCTgcgtccaaagttgaacataggcctcccctaatttcttccagttttgtcgatcttgggctttctgcaaccaattcccagcaatccttttgacgtcgtctgtccatcatgtaggtggtctacctctacttcttctgtcttctcttggtctccacactgtaattttttgggtccacctcccgtccttcattctggctacatggcccgcccaattccacttcggCCATGCTACtcctctatgacatctgtgacgcatgtctttcttctgatttcttcgtttctgaccctatctctgagagtcagtccaagtagtgaccgttccattcttctttggcccactctaagtttcgttgctgtggcctgggttaacgataatgtttcggcgccgtaagtcatgactggaagcacacattgattgaacgtcttccttttcaaataatttggcaagttgctcttgaagatgtctgatagagctccatatgtggcccatgctaaggtgatccttctctataattcagcagtttgattgtccctggcaatttggatttcatgccttaagtatttatatttatggaccaatgctatttcgttgacgtcgacttttggattttcgcttggtaccaggtttgtcatgtattgtgtctttccaaaatttatgtttaaaccaacttttttacaggcggcatctaactcagtaagcatagttctaatctcttttaagttgtctgttataagaactatgtcgtctgcgaatcgtaggtgggagagcctttcaccgtcgacatttattcctttggcgtcccactccaattgtttgaaagcatgttcaagtactgccgtaaagagtttgggagataacgtgtctccctgtctaatttctcttttgatttttatagatttggtatctttgcgtagtcggacggtcatggttacattattgtatatgttcgctatcagtttggagtaccgagaatctatacgactttcctccagtgctctcattatgctgttaatttctatcgtatcaaatgctttgcgaaagtctacgaaagccaggaccaatggtcggttgtattcgatagatttttctataattccttttatgaagtgtaggtggtcgttagtgccaaagtttttcctaaaacccgcctgttctctaggttggtaaaaatccaattttgtttccagtctatttgttattattctgtCACAAATggagatgtccttaaaagaatcaaccaagaacgctaacttttcgaaaccatcaaaAAAAGGAAAACGGTGAAAAGGAAAAATATCAGTTcctccaacttataatcgagggtaaaattgaaggcaagagagtaATAGGACGCAAGTAAATGTCCTGgctctgaagaagaagaagatttgttcTTACCTTCATATCTATAGATTTCTCATGCAATGCTTTCTTCACAGCATCCACCTCAAACAAAGAAGTGTTATGTTCGTCTGTCAGCTTGGCCAGCTTCATCAGAGTTGCTTCCAATTCCTTGGACAACTTATCATGTGCATATCGCCAGTCCTTAATGTCTTTATGCAAAACAGCTATTTGCTTTCCTAGATCCTTTATGGTTTCATTAAGTTCATGGATGTGAATATCTTTTTCGTCAAGTTTAAACTTGACGTCTTGTATGTCTCCTTCTAGTTTCTCTTTAAATCTCTTCTGACGGTTGGTTTCTTGGGTTTGATCCTAAAAATAACAACGGTATACTCATTAATCTTTCAAAAATAATGGTTTTAGTAGATTTACTTCTAACTGTCCTGCTATTTCGTTGATTTTCATATCAGCTTCGGAGTTTTTCTTCTCCAGTTCCTCTTGGTACGTAACTGCATTCTGGAGCTTGGTGGTCAACTGCGTCACTTCGTTTACCAATCGATCTCTTTCTCTTTCTAGACCGTCTTTGTGTTTGCTGAGTTCTCCGGTTCTGAAACCCAGACAGGATTCTATTGATTAACATGGATTAAAATTACCTTAACTAAAGAACAAAATGGCTTCCTTGCGGTCAGATACTGTATGGACAGAAGATTTTCTCTAAAGCaggttattgagaaaatattagTCCACAACCTTTTAACTCATGTAGTCTTTATAGATCTGACaaaggcatacgacagtgtaccACGTTCAATGCTCTCAGTTACAATGGAAGACAAggaattagcaaaaaaatatacaagcgATATATACAACAGCGATACAAAAATATGACGATATACATTGAAACTGGAAATAAATTAACTAGAGAAATTCCTATTAGTAAGGACCTGCAGCAAGGCTGCTGCATAGTAGGTACCTACACTCTTCAAAATATATCTAAATGAGGCACTCTCACTATGGAGAATGAGAAGCAAGTGCTGCAATATGGGCATCCCAATCGAAGACAATATATTGTACACGATACACTTCGCTGACGACCAAGCCATTCTAGCTGAAGACGAAAAGTGATATAGATTATATCCTTAAaaaactggaa includes the following:
- the LOC114325265 gene encoding cilia- and flagella-associated protein 58, producing the protein MEDSDFEGDEFHSEEERPAEVLDPENPEHFFPIVERDFNKTIANLEQNPEALPFTEDFNKLFEAFFQTYSRQKELETLAEDMTSDLTDKAHKIELSLKLADEDQRTIIELRRQIENAWKLADAAHAREQLAHEIIDNLRRQVENLNAEIEFKNKMNQDTDETGELSKHKDGLERERDRLVNEVTQLTTKLQNAVTYQEELEKKNSEADMKINEIAGQLEDQTQETNRQKRFKEKLEGDIQDVKFKLDEKDIHIHELNETIKDLGKQIAVLHKDIKDWRYAHDKLSKELEATLMKLAKLTDEHNTSLFEVDAVKKALHEKSIDMKVLQDESTRYKNDLSKAQKARDLLEKRVLAIIKERDETTIDRNNLRQRIGIFEKEIEDFKKYIDEDKRTIETLGKEKDVLNKTIQRQQVVQKDHQKLIHIQEQSKKKLELELDLFFIESGKHKKLITQLERERDRLAEEQLDLTNTIQDQLEDIRQKKVFIFDLKKEASERDNKIRQQQNMYEAMRSDRNALQKLHQESTAEAGELKKKLRLVSHQIEQLKENIGQKEKQLIKDESIVRKLTKEKEQLKIEVMTGLDQIRVLRTDNKELHEEEKRLHKTLANLNRTIKEQAKDLEQLMNERDVLGSQLVRRNDEIALLNEKIVILQATLTRGETHYELRLDDIRLLKLEIKRLRQEKGHISKTMASMVELRQEVFHLERDLTRSRLKCKALEQEVQNPLNIHRWRKLAGSDPEVLDLLQKIQILQKRLLQQGSLAVERERQLKQAERLYLNLRKVVARQPGPGIQEELCKTQRALKSRGNKLKCMVSELNMADFKANEYKSDLQRVTEELADLKKKYLAEKKANRTLRMAYESSRELNQGRSSSGGTGEVKFTGGGFRMSVSQISTK